The Eleutherodactylus coqui strain aEleCoq1 chromosome 6, aEleCoq1.hap1, whole genome shotgun sequence genome window below encodes:
- the LOC136631415 gene encoding transcription factor HES-5-like, which translates to MTPCNMRMLEHQAAGGLRKLRKPAIEKMRRDRINSSIEQLRILLEKEFQRHQLPSKPEKADILAMTVTFLQRHMADNVSASSQAQREGYSTCVQDSISFLSQHKQTKLQIQLLQNLPGAHAMTCQHVPPPVSPIYQTPSKHSPLDSSKALWRPW; encoded by the exons ATGACCCCATGTAATATGAGGATGCTGGAGCATCAGGCTGCTGGTGGGCTCAGAAAG CTGAGGAAGCCGGCGATTGAGAAGATGCGGAGAGATCGGATTAACAGCAGCATTGAGCAGCTGCGCATCTTACTGGAGAAGGAGTTTCAGAGGCATCAGCTCCCCTCCAAACCGGAGAAAGCCGATATCCTGGCGATGACGGTCACCTTCCTGCAGCGGCACATGGCGGACA ATGTCTCAGCCTCCAGCCAGGCCCAGAGAGAAGGCTACTCCACCTGTGTCCAGGACTCCATCAGCTTCCTGTCCCAGCACAAACAGACCAAGCTCCAgatccagctgctgcagaacctccctGGGGCTCACGCTATGACATGCCAGCATGTACCCCCTCCTGTATCCCCCATCTACCAGACCCCCAGCAAACACAGCCCCCTGGACAGCAGCAAAGCCTTGTGGAGACCCTGGTAG
- the LOC136631416 gene encoding transcription factor HES-5-like, with amino-acid sequence MAPYSDMQSAASDPHSRQPRRLRKPAIEKMRRDRINSSIEQLRILLEKEFQRHQLPSKPEKADILEMTVTFLQRHMADNVSASSQAQREGYSTCVQDSISFLSQHKQTKLQIQLLQNLPGAHSVTCQHVSPPVSPIYETPSKHSPLDSSKALWRPW; translated from the exons ATGGCACCTTACAGCGACATGCAGAGCGCTGCTAGTGATCCCCACAGCAGGCAGCCCAGGAGA CTGAGGAAGCCGGCGATTGAGAAGATGCGGAGAGATCGGATTAACAGCAGCATTGAGCAGCTGCGCATCTTACTGGAGAAGGAGTTTCAGAGGCATCAGCTCCCCTCCAAACCGGAGAAAGCCGATATCCTGGAGATGACGGTCACCTTCCTGCAGCGGCACATGGCGGACA ATGTCTCAGCCTCCAGCCAGGCCCAGAGAGAAGGCTACTCCACCTGTGTCCAGGACTCCATCAGCTTCCTGTCCCAGCACAAACAGACCAAGCTCCAgatccagctgctgcagaacctccctGGGGCTCACTCTGTGACATGCCAGCATGTATCTCCTCCTGTATCCCCCATCTACGAGACCCCCAGCAAACACAGCCCCCTGGACAGCAGCAAAGCCTTGTGGAGACCCTGGTAG